The Acidobacteriota bacterium genomic interval CCTGTTCTGGCCCGTGCGACCTTCACCTGGCTCGCTCTGGGTTTGGATGAAGCAGTGCTTGAACACCGCAGCAGGCCCACCCAAAACTATTGGCGTACAACAGACACGGGACTTTTCACCCAGAGGATCGAGGAAGGCTAGCGGGTTCGATCGAGCCGATGCGTACGGATTAGGATCGCCAGCGACGCCCAGAGGATCAGTTCTCGTGAACCTCCCAGTCCCAAAAGCCACCCACCGATGCACGTTGTAGTAGACCTCGGCCCCCTCGCTTGCACCATCCCATGCCGAGTCCTCCCACTGCCCCGGCAGTCTCAGGAAGACGTCGTTTTCGCTGGCACCGCCGCTGGTGCCGGCCTGCCAGTCGTTACCGTAGGGCTCGAAGCCGCCCTGCCAGAGCAGGTTGCCTCTGTCGTCGGTGGCGAGAATCGGAGTGCCGAGGTGATCGGTGGTGAAGAAGCTCCAGGAACTGCTGGCCTGGTCAAGCTGGGCCACCGGACGACCGGCGAGGTAGAAGACGAACGTCGACTCTTCGGTGCCGTTGACGTCCGGTCGTGCCCTCAGGACATGCACGATGCCCTCGGAGTCGCAGATCGGCCGCACTCTGCGGCCTTCGTTGGAGAAGCAACCGACGCCACCGGTTCCTCCGGTACCTCCCACCTGGGCACTCCAGCAGCCGGTGTCGCCGATCTCGAAGCCGTCCCTGAAAATCACATTCTTCGCCGGGATCTCGGTCGCGCTCAGTAGGAAGCTACGGCCGTCGTAGAGCATCTCGGCGGCCTGGTTGAC includes:
- a CDS encoding RHS repeat-associated core domain-containing protein, whose product is RLGNRVSETRDAVTDTYSYTPNACSLADRSCPGNTALLETIALGAGGSRDYTFGLAGHLEELVAGANQVFFDSDGEGRLSSLRRPAVNQAAEMLYDGRSFLLSATEIPAKNVIFRDGFEIGDTGCWSAQVGGTGGTGGVGCFSNEGRRVRPICDSEGIVHVLRARPDVNGTEESTFVFYLAGRPVAQLDQASSSWSFFTTDHLGTPILATDDRGNLLWQGGFEPYGNDWQAGTSGGASENDVFLRLPGQWEDSAWDGASEGAEVYYNVHRWVAFGTGRFTRTDPLGVAGDPNPYASARSNPLAFLDPLGEKSRVCCTPIVLGGPAAVFKHCFIQTQSEPGEGRTGQNRTFGLQRVKGKGCKFENDWFDKGGIRDTRTECGEWSEGCDLDECVEREFGNYPNPSDYQLIRGPNSNSFASTVATACGLSPPLVAGTAQTPGWGKTGRPTKNKRFQCPEKR